In the genome of Blastocatellia bacterium, one region contains:
- a CDS encoding MotA/TolQ/ExbB proton channel family protein — protein sequence MIEMLFGAGGPLALWLQEGGQEISFTLWDMLRRMGGVALATVIILAIMSMYSIAVTIERWLSFNAAKKQSREFAPKVANALRTGKIDEAISISDKFKKSHLAMVVNSGLQEFQAHKLSKEIPGEIIDSAKRALQRAIAVKTAEFKRGLSALATIGSTAPFVGLFGTVVGIVNSFQGLKLAESAGIGAVAGGIAEALVATAFGIFVALPAVWMFNYFTSRVDSFVVEMENSSSELIDYFLKKRGE from the coding sequence ATGATTGAGATGTTGTTTGGAGCAGGAGGGCCGCTGGCTCTCTGGTTGCAGGAAGGGGGACAGGAAATTAGCTTCACCTTGTGGGATATGTTGCGCCGTATGGGTGGCGTGGCATTGGCGACAGTGATCATTTTGGCGATCATGTCTATGTACTCAATTGCCGTGACGATTGAGCGGTGGTTGAGTTTCAATGCTGCAAAGAAGCAGTCGCGGGAATTTGCGCCGAAAGTAGCCAATGCGCTGCGCACCGGAAAGATTGACGAAGCCATTAGCATTTCGGATAAGTTCAAGAAGAGCCATCTGGCGATGGTCGTCAATTCGGGTCTCCAAGAATTTCAAGCCCACAAACTCTCAAAGGAGATTCCTGGAGAAATTATTGATTCGGCCAAGCGTGCCTTGCAGCGAGCTATCGCGGTGAAGACGGCTGAATTCAAACGTGGCTTGTCGGCGCTTGCCACGATTGGTTCGACGGCCCCGTTTGTTGGATTGTTTGGCACGGTCGTCGGCATCGTCAATTCATTTCAGGGCCTGAAGCTGGCTGAATCGGCTGGTATCGGCGCTGTCGCCGGTGGAATTGCTGAGGCATTGGTGGCCACAGCATTTGGCATTTTCGTGGCGCTGCCGGCGGTGTGGATGTTTAACTATTTCACCAGCCGTGTGGACTCGTTCGTTGTCGAGATGGAGAACTCTTCATCCGAGTTGATTGATTACTTCCTCAAGAAGCGAGGTGAATAG
- a CDS encoding biopolymer transporter ExbD, translated as MAIDVEEKPVDRGMHAEPDINVTPLIDVLLVLLIIFMVITPLKPHKIESKIPERAQGNVDVVNPLVIVLGLDVNPQGIVTGAKINQEDVTLDRLGARLKEILDPLPSDRRTIFVRAARSAIYGEIVKIIDIAKGAGASPIGLQIDDLPES; from the coding sequence ATGGCGATTGATGTTGAAGAAAAACCGGTTGATCGGGGTATGCATGCAGAACCCGATATTAATGTGACGCCTCTGATTGATGTATTATTGGTGTTACTGATCATTTTCATGGTCATCACCCCGTTGAAGCCGCACAAGATTGAGTCGAAAATTCCCGAGCGGGCGCAAGGCAATGTTGACGTGGTCAATCCGTTGGTGATTGTGCTGGGCTTGGATGTCAATCCACAAGGGATCGTGACTGGCGCCAAAATCAACCAAGAGGATGTTACCCTTGACAGGCTTGGAGCACGGTTGAAAGAAATTCTTGACCCATTGCCTTCAGATCGTAGAACGATCTTCGTGCGCGCTGCTCGTAGCGCAATTTATGGTGAGATCGTGAAAATTATTGATATCGCTAAGGGCGCCGGCGCCTCCCCAATCGGGTTACAGATAGATGATCTACCGGAATCCTAG
- a CDS encoding biopolymer transporter ExbD, which translates to MGMQVGANRGLVATINVTPMVDVMLVLLIIFMVVTPFLQQGVTVVLPKGPHGEEDQAINKESAVIVAIPADGTYFLGRDSVTLEQMKTRIEKMMENKPIGERVVYVKGDNRVKYQYVVSAVDAIRSAGIDRVGLVVDPGKKGEAPKP; encoded by the coding sequence ATGGGCATGCAAGTTGGCGCCAATAGGGGGCTTGTCGCCACCATCAATGTCACGCCCATGGTGGATGTGATGTTGGTGTTGCTCATCATCTTCATGGTGGTGACACCCTTCTTGCAACAGGGCGTGACAGTTGTGCTGCCCAAGGGACCGCATGGAGAGGAAGATCAGGCCATCAACAAGGAGTCAGCGGTCATTGTGGCGATCCCGGCGGATGGAACCTATTTTTTGGGACGCGATTCTGTGACACTGGAACAGATGAAGACGCGCATTGAAAAGATGATGGAAAATAAGCCAATCGGCGAGCGCGTCGTCTACGTCAAAGGTGACAATCGCGTCAAGTATCAATATGTGGTTTCAGCCGTGGATGCCATCCGAAGCGCCGGTATTGATCGAGTCGGACTCGTTGTTGATCCAGGCAAAAAAGGCGAAGCCCCAAAGCCATGA
- the secF gene encoding protein translocase subunit SecF codes for MYELIKNPNVDWLGLKRPFIMLSIALLLAGMISVVVQGFNLGIDFSGGVLATVKFRERRPSEDQIRQALSKHGIDVGKVIIQPISDPITGNENQVLIRLPQRQGATNVGYRPSAGDVLAASLQQAQPPQATTPSAQPQSGTNRPQSGETASPASGAQPQAPTDSSGQAGTPPVAVSPAPASPATSAAPEPVERIGEEKRAILAALASFNDPADAASKTDLNTVGRETLRNKLIESDPLGLNASGQSAAAAEYTKYADLIIDYRDKQSGGLINQIADLKNISGFSSALADALPKQFFAGNVALTGYEEVGPQISAELQQRAIYVTLASFVGILLYMAFRFEWIYGVAAVVAVCHDLLVTLGVFSILQEEISLNVVAALLTLAGYSVNDTIVIFDRIRENLKLRRKDSLPQLVNDSINQTLSRTILVSGLTFLAVLALLIWGGPVLRGLALALTIGIVVGSYSTLAIASPIMVWWQQRKELRASGHQEVASARRDVKRKMVAS; via the coding sequence ATGTACGAGCTAATTAAGAATCCAAACGTTGACTGGTTGGGCCTCAAGCGTCCGTTTATTATGCTCTCAATTGCCTTGCTCCTGGCCGGCATGATCTCCGTGGTTGTTCAAGGCTTCAATTTAGGCATTGACTTTTCTGGCGGCGTGCTGGCCACTGTCAAGTTTAGAGAACGGCGTCCATCGGAGGATCAAATCCGTCAGGCTTTGAGTAAACATGGAATTGATGTAGGTAAGGTTATCATTCAACCCATTAGTGATCCGATCACAGGCAATGAGAATCAAGTCTTAATTCGCTTGCCGCAACGACAGGGAGCGACCAACGTTGGCTATAGACCATCGGCAGGAGACGTGCTTGCTGCTTCATTACAACAGGCTCAGCCACCTCAGGCAACAACGCCCTCAGCGCAACCACAGTCCGGGACCAACCGGCCTCAGTCTGGTGAGACGGCATCGCCAGCATCGGGTGCCCAACCGCAAGCGCCAACCGACTCGTCAGGTCAGGCTGGCACGCCGCCCGTTGCAGTTTCACCGGCGCCGGCTTCACCGGCAACCTCTGCCGCGCCTGAACCCGTTGAGCGAATTGGCGAGGAAAAACGGGCTATTTTAGCCGCGCTGGCCAGCTTTAATGATCCGGCTGATGCCGCCAGCAAAACTGACCTCAATACAGTTGGACGTGAGACTTTGCGCAATAAATTGATTGAGTCGGACCCCCTCGGACTCAATGCCTCAGGACAATCAGCCGCTGCCGCTGAGTACACCAAGTACGCTGACCTGATCATTGATTATAGAGACAAACAGAGTGGTGGACTCATCAATCAAATCGCCGACTTAAAAAATATATCGGGCTTTTCTTCGGCGCTGGCCGATGCATTGCCGAAACAGTTTTTTGCCGGCAATGTGGCGTTGACCGGCTATGAAGAGGTCGGCCCTCAGATCAGCGCGGAATTGCAACAGCGCGCGATTTATGTCACGTTAGCATCGTTTGTCGGAATTCTTCTCTACATGGCATTTCGCTTTGAATGGATTTATGGTGTAGCGGCTGTTGTGGCGGTTTGTCATGATTTGTTAGTAACGCTGGGTGTGTTTTCCATCTTACAGGAAGAAATTTCTCTCAATGTTGTGGCCGCATTGTTGACCTTAGCCGGTTACTCGGTCAATGATACGATCGTTATCTTTGATCGCATTCGCGAGAACCTGAAACTAAGACGTAAAGACAGTCTGCCGCAACTGGTCAACGATAGCATCAATCAGACGCTCTCGCGCACAATCTTAGTCTCTGGGCTGACCTTTCTCGCCGTGTTGGCATTGCTGATTTGGGGAGGGCCAGTATTGCGTGGTTTGGCGTTAGCGTTGACGATTGGTATTGTCGTTGGCTCCTATTCAACGCTGGCTATTGCCAGTCCGATTATGGTCTGGTGGCAACAACGCAAGGAGCTACGCGCCTCTGGTCACCAGGAGGTTGCATCAGCTCGGCGTGATGTAAAACGTAAGATGGTTGCCAGTTAA
- a CDS encoding TonB family protein, protein MFENSLIESTTKKVKTQTKWYFLGTMVAYAVALLVSIVTGIMLANPEFKEQVMSAALVAPPPPPPPPPPPAAAPAAPVIPKSAIIVPKGFVAPTKVLKELPKADMPVVQVETTGAGFGVPGGVPGGVPGGVIGGVVGGVLGGTGAAPAPPPPPPKEEPKVEVPKTPRRVSGGVLQGNAIRRVEPTYPAIARSARVSGTVQVEVVIDEAGNVISASVIEGHPLLRQAALEAAHGWKFRPTLLSGVPIKVTGVLIFNFRL, encoded by the coding sequence ATGTTTGAGAATTCTTTGATCGAATCAACCACGAAGAAGGTCAAAACTCAGACCAAATGGTATTTTCTTGGCACGATGGTCGCTTATGCGGTGGCTTTGTTGGTCTCAATCGTGACCGGCATTATGCTGGCGAACCCTGAGTTTAAGGAACAGGTGATGTCGGCAGCATTAGTAGCGCCACCGCCGCCGCCGCCACCACCACCGCCACCGGCTGCAGCTCCTGCTGCACCGGTTATCCCCAAATCAGCGATCATCGTTCCCAAGGGATTTGTCGCTCCGACCAAAGTCCTGAAAGAGCTCCCGAAGGCTGACATGCCTGTAGTGCAGGTAGAGACAACCGGAGCAGGCTTTGGTGTCCCGGGCGGCGTTCCGGGTGGTGTGCCCGGTGGTGTCATTGGTGGAGTTGTAGGGGGTGTGTTAGGTGGCACGGGAGCAGCGCCTGCGCCGCCACCACCGCCGCCAAAAGAAGAGCCGAAGGTTGAGGTTCCCAAAACGCCTCGTCGCGTTTCTGGCGGAGTGCTTCAGGGCAACGCCATCCGTCGCGTTGAACCGACGTACCCGGCCATTGCACGCAGCGCGCGCGTGTCCGGTACGGTTCAAGTCGAAGTGGTGATTGATGAGGCAGGGAATGTCATTTCAGCAAGCGTCATTGAAGGGCATCCGCTGTTGCGGCAAGCGGCGCTGGAAGCGGCGCATGGGTGGAAGTTCCGCCCGACATTGCTCAGCGGTGTGCCGATTAAAGTCACTGGAGTTTTGATTTTCAATTTCAGACTATGA
- a CDS encoding tetratricopeptide repeat protein, protein MNVYKQIVAVGAVVLALTLSGCQFINTIKAKDNLNQAAYAFNRGEYDTALELLKTALSQDPNLPQLKAYYGATLYAKYNLSGEEALAKEALQVYQEIYEQESQKPNPDTQSLSNAIAYIATIYGNLNNKDEKRKWMLRRADVPGMTDKDKAEVYYTLGTEYWGEATTITAKYRIMKYPEPEYNVPDAEKPKVVELANKGLEYVDRALSLAPEYSDAWVYKNLLLREKAYVERDPQKRKALMDEANKARDKAIELTKRKEAEQQQQQQQQQPQPQQ, encoded by the coding sequence GTGAACGTTTATAAACAGATCGTGGCCGTCGGTGCAGTGGTCTTGGCACTCACACTGAGCGGATGCCAATTTATCAACACGATTAAAGCCAAGGATAACTTGAATCAAGCAGCCTATGCGTTTAATCGTGGCGAATATGATACGGCATTGGAGTTGCTCAAGACAGCTCTATCGCAGGATCCCAATTTACCCCAATTGAAGGCTTACTACGGGGCTACTCTATACGCCAAATACAATCTGAGTGGTGAGGAGGCTCTGGCAAAAGAGGCCTTACAAGTCTATCAGGAGATTTACGAGCAGGAGAGTCAGAAGCCGAATCCTGATACTCAAAGCCTCAGCAACGCGATTGCTTATATTGCCACGATTTACGGCAACCTCAACAATAAGGATGAAAAGCGCAAATGGATGCTCAGGCGAGCCGACGTGCCTGGAATGACTGATAAGGACAAAGCAGAAGTTTACTATACACTCGGAACCGAATACTGGGGCGAGGCAACCACTATCACAGCAAAATACCGGATAATGAAATATCCTGAGCCGGAGTATAATGTTCCGGATGCCGAAAAGCCGAAGGTAGTGGAGCTTGCCAATAAGGGCTTGGAATACGTTGATCGCGCCCTGTCGTTAGCCCCTGAATATTCGGATGCATGGGTTTATAAGAACCTCCTATTGCGCGAGAAGGCTTATGTTGAACGCGATCCTCAGAAGAGGAAAGCGCTCATGGATGAGGCGAACAAAGCTCGCGACAAGGCGATCGAATTGACAAAACGCAAAGAGGCTGAACAACAGCAACAGCAACAACAACAGCAGCCACAACCACAGCAGTAA